One region of Quercus lobata isolate SW786 chromosome 2, ValleyOak3.0 Primary Assembly, whole genome shotgun sequence genomic DNA includes:
- the LOC115975624 gene encoding protein DETOXIFICATION 51-like — protein MKNSNNPISVTMKSEQKHFLTHLILEFIWLANPSKLDLAENPKAEPEEKSQFALPTLSEIVTETKSLITLAFPNILTGLILYSRSILSMLFLGHLGDLELAAGSLAIAFANITGYSVLSGLALGMEPLCSQAFGANRPKLLSITLHRTVIFLLVFSIPISFLWFNMSKILLFLHQDPNITHMAHTYLIFSLPDLFTNSFIHPIRIYLRAQGITHPVTLATLAGTVFLLPMNFLLVSHYKLGVAGVAASSAFSNLFALLSVVLYVWAKGLHEPTWTAPSRECFKGWKPLARLAAPSCVSVCLEWWWYEIMIVLCGLLVNPKATVASMGVLIQTTAFIYVFPSSLSFAVSTRVGNELGGNRPYGAKLSAVVAVFIAAIMGVSAMVFATGMRYKWALMFSSEREILELTAAALPILGLCELGNCPQTVGCGVLRGSARPTTAANVNLGAFYLVGMPVAVGLAFFFSVGFSGLWVGLLSAQVCCAGLMLYVVGTTDWELQARRAHCLTTSADVEVDDALHFQSSDALHVHQDQQLPLISIAVASSL, from the coding sequence ATGAAGAATTCAAACAACCCCATCTCTGTGACTATGAAATCAGAACAAAAGCATTTCCTAACCCACCTCATTTTGGAATTCATATGGCTGGCCAACCCTTCAAAACTTGACTTAGCTGAGAACCCAAAAGCAGAGCCTGAAGAGAAATCACAGTTTGCTTTACCAACACTCTCTGAGATTGTCACTGAAACCAAATCACTCATCACCCTCGCCTTCCCTAATATTCTCACTGGGCTCATTCTCTACTCTCGCTCTATCCTCTCCATGCTCTTCCTTGGCCACCTCGGTGACCTCGAACTCGCCGCTGGGTCACTCGCCATAGCTTTCGCTAACATAACCGGCTATTCCGTACTATCAGGCTTAGCTCTAGGCATGGAACCCCTCTGTTCTCAGGCTTTCGGAGCAAACCGTCCAAAGCTTCTCTCTATAACCCTTCACCGTACAGTGATTTTCCTCTTAGTGTTTTCAATACCCATTTCGTTTCTGTGGTTCAACATGTCAAAAATCCTTCTTTTTCTACACCAAGACCCAAATATCACTCACATGGCACACACCTACCTCATCTTCTCTCTCCCTGACCTTTTCACAAACTCTTTCATTCACCCAATCCGCATTTACCTTCGAGCTCAAGGAATCACTCACCCAGTGACGTTAGCCACACTCGCTGGCACTGTTTTTCTCTTACCCATGAACTTTTTACTCGTTTCCCATTACAAACTCGGCGTGGCTGGCGTAGCGGCTTCCTCAGCTTTCTCCAACCTCTTCGCCCTCTTATCAGTTGTATTATATGTATGGGCCAAAGGGCTTCACGAGCCAACTTGGACAGCGCCAAGCCGAGAGTGTTTCAAAGGATGGAAGCCACTAGCTCGGCTAGCGGCGCCGAGCTGTGTCTCAGTTTGCTTAGAATGGTGGTGGTACGAGATCATGATCGTTTTGTGTGGGTTATTAGTGAACCCAAAAGCGACGGTGGCATCAATGGGGGTATTGATCCAAACGACGGCGTTTATATACGTTTTCCCATCATCGCTGAGTTTCGCGGTGTCGACAAGAGTGGGGAACGAGCTAGGCGGGAACAGACCGTACGGGGCGAAATTATCAGCAGTGGTGGCGGTATTTATAGCGGCGATAATGGGAGTATCAGCGATGGTATTTGCGACAGGGATGAGGTATAAGTGGGCGTTGATGTTTAgttcagagagagagatcctAGAGTTGACAGCAGCAGCTTTGCCGATCCTAGGGCTGTGCGAGCTTGGGAATTGTCCTCAGACAGTGGGGTGTGGGGTCCTGAGAGGTAGTGCCAGACCCACCACTGCTGCTAATGTGAACTTGGGTGCTTTTTACTTGGTGGGTATGCCTGTTGCTGTTGGgcttgctttctttttctctgttgGCTTTTCTGGACTTTGGGTTGGGCTCTTGTCAGCCCAGGTTTGCTGCGCTGGCCTTATGTTGTATGTTGTGGGGACCACTGACTGGGAATTACAAGCTAGGCGGGCCCACTGCCTCACCACCTCCGCCGACGTCGAGGTCGACGACGCTCTTCATTTTCAATCCTCCGATGCCCTTCATGTTCATCAAGACCAGCAACTGCCTTTGATTTCTATTGCCGTCGCTTCCTCTTTGTGA